The sequence GCTTCCCCATCTGCATGGTTGGGTTTTGGGTATGTAAGCGCCATCAGTATGTTTCTTTCCTTCTTCGCTTGGTATCGCGGATTAGCGATAGGTGGGATTGCTAGAGTCAGTCAAGTGCAGTTATTGCAGCCATTTTTGAGTATTTTATTTTCTGCTTTTTTTCTCAGAGAAAAAATAACTTATCTAATGATGTTTACTGCGATTATCGTTGTGATTACCGTTGCGATTGGCAGAAAACAGCCTGTTGAAAGAATTTAATTGTTTACATAAGTTTTAAAATAATATGTGAAGACTGTTGCTCGCACCTCATGAATACCCAAACAACTTCCAATTCCTTAGATGTTTACTCAGTTTTGAGTCAAACTCAGCGCTTGCGAATTAGCGACGGAGAAATTAAACCCGTTTTAGATGGTTGCTCAAACGCTTCACAGCTACTGGTGCTGATTTGGTCGCAGTTGGGGGATTTTGATAACTTAGAATATGCTTGGTGGTTGCAAAGAGAAAAAGCAAAGCTTGAAGCTAAAGGCGTTACAGTACGTGCTATTGGCATCGGCGATCGCAACTCTGGTATCAAGTTTTGTAACTACACTGGTTTCCCCCAAGAATGCTTGTTTGTCGATGCTCAAGCTGAAATTCATCAGAAGTTAGGACTTTATCGCGGTTTAAATATAAATTTCCCTTTGCTATCAACTTCACAAAATGCTTGGCTCAACTTGATGTTAATGTGTGCTGGAATTGGCAGCCCTGGAACTTTGAAAGAAGTTTTTAGGGGTTACAAAGGAGATAAAAAAGCACC comes from Rivularia sp. PCC 7116 and encodes:
- a CDS encoding peroxiredoxin-like family protein, which encodes MNTQTTSNSLDVYSVLSQTQRLRISDGEIKPVLDGCSNASQLLVLIWSQLGDFDNLEYAWWLQREKAKLEAKGVTVRAIGIGDRNSGIKFCNYTGFPQECLFVDAQAEIHQKLGLYRGLNINFPLLSTSQNAWLNLMLMCAGIGSPGTLKEVFRGYKGDKKAPQLIEDAEVVRETPLPAIKGSFFKLAGGKDFQRPFELATLRLRNMTEVLSNWSTYVPNSAYLTQRGGTFLFDSQGKLIYEHRDKGILGFAKNMSSPLSFLFNS